A genomic segment from Gemmatimonadaceae bacterium encodes:
- a CDS encoding glycosyltransferase family 2 protein, with protein MTVVIPTYNRSAIVGSAIESALKQTYRDLECVVVDDGSSDDTRAVVESYGPRVRYIYQENAGVTAARNLAIRHARGEFLAFLDSDDLWRPWRIESQVAALRRHPEAGLAWTDMTAVERSGHEICERYLRTMYAAHTRVSIEEEMGQVATLGALCAAVPAEHASAAVRVGDLFSEILLGNLMHTSTVLVRRDWVERVGGFDPTFVRAGEDYEFYVRLCSVGPVIFIDAPSTLYCVGAPDQLTRPSMLLEIARNNLRTIEKWVPHAGPHLTIPRRTIQTRFADSYGWLGEAELDAGNRLAAARVLMASIARRPRIDRRGLLLAMCFMPNGLSTRVREVRSRLRSRLN; from the coding sequence GTGACAGTCGTGATCCCGACGTACAATCGATCGGCGATCGTGGGCAGCGCGATCGAGAGCGCGTTAAAACAGACATACCGCGATCTCGAGTGTGTCGTGGTAGACGATGGCTCGTCGGACGACACGCGCGCCGTCGTCGAAAGCTACGGCCCGCGCGTCCGTTACATCTATCAAGAGAACGCGGGCGTCACCGCGGCCCGCAACCTCGCCATACGCCATGCCCGCGGCGAGTTCTTGGCGTTCCTGGACTCCGATGACTTGTGGCGACCCTGGAGAATCGAGAGCCAGGTTGCCGCGTTGCGCCGCCATCCGGAAGCGGGATTGGCATGGACAGACATGACAGCCGTGGAGCGTTCGGGCCACGAGATTTGCGAGCGCTATCTGCGCACGATGTACGCGGCGCACACGAGAGTGAGTATCGAGGAAGAGATGGGGCAGGTTGCCACACTCGGGGCTCTCTGTGCGGCGGTGCCGGCCGAGCATGCGTCGGCCGCGGTACGTGTTGGAGATTTATTCAGTGAGATCCTGCTCGGGAATCTGATGCACACCTCCACTGTCCTCGTGCGTCGCGATTGGGTGGAACGTGTAGGAGGTTTTGATCCCACGTTTGTCCGCGCCGGCGAGGACTACGAGTTCTACGTGCGTCTTTGCTCGGTGGGTCCTGTCATCTTCATCGACGCACCGTCGACGCTCTACTGCGTTGGCGCTCCGGATCAGTTGACGCGCCCGTCGATGCTTCTCGAGATCGCGCGGAACAATCTGCGCACGATCGAGAAGTGGGTGCCGCACGCCGGCCCACACCTTACGATTCCGCGCCGAACCATTCAGACGAGATTCGCGGACTCTTACGGCTGGCTCGGCGAAGCCGAGCTGGATGCGGGAAATCGCCTCGCCGCCGCCCGCGTACTGATGGCGAGCATTGCGCGCCGGCCGCGGATCGACCGTCGTGGGCTGCTCCTCGCGATGTGTTTCATGCCTAACGGGTTATCAACGCGCGTGCGGGAAGTGCGCTCCAGGCTCCGCTCTCGCTTGAACTAG
- a CDS encoding CDP-glycerol glycerophosphotransferase family protein: MQLHHQRDSSVSDDSQAPLFVVDLASSRLAQPMVRRAARRAIARAVAAAHNGKGRIPRPRVLLHGEDGTFVRIGDIELLSTLDYALPHVGSADEPWVNEASNELLYGSGAQFFPVVDGVSLADLCRLEVQDYYLDYAHLAGALCRVLAEKPTSICTIFTIDPERADALRISISDLVADAKSWTPPFIAGLRQIGRMLHRIRRRRAGGQAKRLSAIRSSPRRASLKAPVLFVSEAAPMAQMFDVVERHLKKLNDERSLRLELTGSRETIAIENGAAAVVATFGHPSALVRGRQGRFSGQWRTTARESHRIVIEKPYIGAAGVGSLRAPVRHLLEHLYSERFDQVFEHLEFARAFVDVARPEVLVVGNDRWWVGQAFVRAAQQRGIPTVLIQDGLACDKASWSWISADHVAAFSPVLAELLVSHGVSRDRIAITGQPRYDSLCKKRYTRDSGSIRAARAKLGTSTGPCVLLATQPHQDADRVAKAVEALLQIDGVHVLLRPHPSEFVGKYAHCVMVNPGRVLLARGMDIDALLDAADVVVTEYSTVALEGAMLGIPVIIASFLGDRSDPRVFDGFSVAVRSPEALYEAAQAFCQSRTAEHLIDAERLHSLVGPLDGQSGLRVAHLIHSLRRSHKHQNDLRSRSLLPLQGSDTPSGAEATLSARH, encoded by the coding sequence ATGCAGCTTCATCATCAGCGCGATTCGTCTGTCAGCGACGACAGTCAGGCACCTCTCTTCGTCGTCGATCTTGCTAGCTCCCGCCTTGCGCAACCGATGGTCCGGCGCGCCGCTCGCCGCGCAATTGCTCGCGCCGTGGCGGCTGCGCATAATGGCAAGGGGCGGATCCCGCGGCCTCGCGTATTGCTGCACGGTGAGGACGGCACTTTTGTCCGCATCGGTGACATCGAGCTGCTGAGCACATTGGACTATGCGCTACCCCATGTCGGCTCCGCGGATGAGCCTTGGGTTAACGAGGCGTCGAACGAACTACTGTATGGCAGCGGCGCGCAATTCTTCCCTGTGGTCGACGGCGTATCACTGGCCGATCTCTGCCGACTCGAAGTCCAGGACTATTATCTGGATTACGCCCATCTTGCAGGCGCGCTCTGTCGAGTGCTCGCCGAGAAGCCGACCTCGATTTGCACGATCTTCACGATCGATCCGGAACGCGCCGACGCGCTGCGAATATCGATTTCCGATCTCGTCGCCGACGCCAAGTCGTGGACTCCGCCGTTCATCGCCGGACTTCGACAGATTGGCCGAATGCTGCATCGGATCCGACGCCGTCGTGCCGGTGGGCAAGCCAAGCGCCTCTCGGCGATCCGGAGCTCGCCGAGGCGCGCTTCGCTCAAGGCACCGGTGCTATTCGTATCCGAGGCCGCGCCCATGGCGCAGATGTTCGATGTCGTCGAGCGACACTTGAAGAAGTTGAACGATGAGCGTTCGCTTCGGCTGGAGCTCACCGGGAGCCGCGAAACGATCGCGATCGAGAACGGCGCGGCGGCGGTCGTCGCGACCTTCGGACATCCGTCGGCGCTGGTGCGTGGTAGACAAGGAAGGTTCAGCGGCCAGTGGCGAACAACCGCGCGGGAATCGCACCGAATCGTGATCGAAAAGCCGTATATCGGTGCCGCGGGCGTGGGATCGCTGCGCGCACCCGTTAGGCATCTACTCGAACATCTGTACTCGGAGCGTTTCGATCAAGTCTTCGAGCACCTCGAGTTCGCCCGTGCCTTCGTCGACGTCGCTCGGCCCGAGGTGCTCGTTGTTGGCAACGACCGGTGGTGGGTTGGGCAAGCATTCGTGAGGGCCGCGCAACAGCGCGGGATTCCGACCGTTCTCATTCAGGACGGACTGGCGTGTGACAAGGCGAGCTGGTCGTGGATCTCCGCCGATCACGTTGCGGCGTTCAGCCCCGTGCTCGCGGAGCTCCTCGTCTCGCACGGCGTCTCGCGCGACCGGATCGCGATCACCGGGCAGCCCCGATATGACTCGTTATGCAAGAAGCGGTATACGCGCGACTCCGGGTCCATTCGGGCTGCGCGCGCCAAGCTGGGCACGAGCACCGGTCCTTGCGTCCTTCTCGCGACTCAGCCACACCAAGACGCTGATCGAGTTGCGAAGGCGGTAGAAGCCCTGCTTCAGATCGATGGTGTGCACGTGTTGCTTCGTCCGCACCCGAGCGAATTCGTTGGGAAGTATGCCCACTGCGTGATGGTAAATCCGGGCCGAGTTTTACTTGCCAGGGGGATGGACATCGACGCGCTACTCGATGCGGCCGACGTCGTCGTGACCGAGTACTCAACGGTCGCTCTCGAGGGTGCGATGCTGGGCATCCCGGTGATCATCGCCAGTTTCCTTGGCGACCGCTCGGATCCACGCGTGTTCGATGGTTTCAGCGTTGCCGTTAGGTCGCCGGAGGCGCTATACGAGGCTGCACAAGCGTTCTGCCAAAGCCGCACAGCGGAGCACCTGATTGATGCGGAGCGATTGCACTCGCTCGTTGGACCGCTCGATGGTCAATCGGGACTTCGAGTCGCCCACCTGATCCACTCACTGCGGAGATCTCATAAGCACCAAAATGATTTGCGCTCTCGCTCTCTTCTGCCATTGCAGGGAAGCGACACGCCGTCGGGGGCGGAGGCGACGTTGTCCGCGCGTCATTGA
- a CDS encoding cytochrome P450, with protein sequence MVTEHALVPPGPTEPFTTGEDLLTWMGDQFDQFGDIFKALIYGTTVYVVRDPSLAEHVLRKNWQNYVKGQAIKRVAFLLGSGLMASEGALWKAQRRMIQPAFHRDVIERLSTLIVEVNNALLARWERAALLNEQVDVTTDVSRMILDIVLRSIFSSDYDEIAPYFDLVSSEPERNIEFAQGFRSLGRVILNVAARRRDETAKHGDLLDILMNARDRDTGRFMPDGQLANEVKTLIVAGHETTATTLNWTWYLLSQHPEVESRLTSELEHLEGDSFPACSDLPQFPYTRQVIEETLRLYPAGWLLTRRAIKDDSLGEYVVPAGTEIYIPVFFIQRHPALWTSPSQFDPDRFSPDNAQSRHSLAMLPFSAGPRNCIGEPLARLEMQIHVMMVAKRLRLCCSKETASPELDVGVNLRSKCNFFMSPTMRTSTNPC encoded by the coding sequence ATGGTCACCGAGCATGCGCTGGTTCCGCCAGGACCCACCGAGCCTTTCACGACCGGAGAGGACCTGCTGACCTGGATGGGGGATCAATTCGATCAGTTCGGCGACATTTTCAAGGCGCTCATCTACGGCACAACGGTCTACGTGGTGCGAGACCCAAGCCTTGCGGAGCACGTGCTCCGCAAGAATTGGCAGAACTACGTGAAGGGACAGGCGATCAAGCGCGTCGCTTTCCTGCTCGGTAGTGGTTTGATGGCCAGCGAGGGCGCACTCTGGAAAGCACAGCGACGAATGATCCAGCCCGCGTTTCACCGGGACGTGATCGAGCGTCTATCGACCCTCATCGTCGAGGTGAACAACGCTCTGCTCGCGCGATGGGAGCGCGCCGCACTGCTAAACGAGCAGGTGGATGTCACGACAGACGTCAGTCGAATGATCCTTGATATTGTCCTTCGGTCGATTTTCAGCTCGGACTACGATGAAATCGCTCCCTACTTCGACTTGGTATCGTCGGAACCGGAGCGTAATATCGAATTCGCTCAGGGATTTCGCTCGTTAGGGCGCGTCATTCTCAATGTTGCTGCCCGACGACGAGATGAAACCGCGAAGCATGGTGACCTCCTTGACATCCTGATGAACGCACGCGACCGCGATACGGGTAGGTTCATGCCCGACGGTCAGTTGGCGAACGAGGTGAAGACCCTCATCGTGGCGGGCCATGAGACAACGGCAACCACTTTGAACTGGACGTGGTATCTCTTATCGCAACATCCGGAGGTCGAATCCAGGCTCACGAGCGAGCTTGAGCATCTCGAAGGCGACAGCTTCCCGGCTTGCAGTGATCTGCCGCAGTTCCCGTATACACGCCAGGTGATTGAGGAAACACTACGTCTTTACCCAGCGGGTTGGCTTCTGACGCGAAGAGCGATCAAGGACGATAGTCTCGGAGAATACGTCGTGCCCGCCGGGACCGAGATCTATATCCCAGTTTTCTTTATCCAACGGCACCCCGCCCTGTGGACGAGTCCGAGTCAATTCGATCCTGACCGATTCTCTCCCGACAACGCGCAATCGCGTCATTCGCTGGCGATGCTTCCGTTTTCCGCTGGTCCGCGAAACTGCATCGGGGAACCGCTTGCTCGGCTCGAGATGCAGATCCATGTGATGATGGTCGCAAAACGCTTGCGACTATGCTGCAGCAAGGAAACGGCGAGCCCAGAGCTAGACGTAGGGGTAAACCTTCGTAGTAAATGCAACTTCTTCATGAGTCCGACGATGAGGACTTCCACAAACCCGTGCTGA
- a CDS encoding flavin reductase family protein, translated as MLDSNTYRHLLGRFASGIAIITARDGERDVGMTVSAFCSVSLSPPLVLVCVDHSASMHGLMLRHPKLGISIIASEHEAHSRRFADKGDADRFDGVPFTRGENDVLLLDDAAAHLECQLVRHYEAGDHTIFIAEVERGTMGEARPLLHYRGRYAQLVS; from the coding sequence ATGCTCGACTCCAACACTTACCGACATCTTCTGGGACGGTTCGCATCGGGCATCGCGATCATTACGGCTCGTGATGGCGAGCGCGACGTCGGCATGACCGTGAGCGCGTTCTGCTCCGTCAGCCTGTCACCGCCACTCGTCCTGGTCTGCGTCGATCACAGTGCCTCGATGCACGGCTTAATGCTGCGTCACCCAAAGTTGGGAATTAGCATCATTGCATCGGAGCACGAGGCGCACTCTCGTCGATTTGCCGACAAGGGCGACGCGGATCGATTCGATGGCGTTCCGTTCACGCGCGGGGAAAACGACGTCTTGTTACTGGACGACGCGGCTGCTCACCTCGAGTGCCAGCTCGTTCGGCACTATGAAGCTGGCGACCATACCATCTTCATTGCCGAAGTGGAACGCGGAACGATGGGCGAAGCACGGCCGCTGTTGCATTATCGCGGCCGCTACGCTCAGCTCGTGAGCTAG
- a CDS encoding SDR family oxidoreductase, producing MPNVIVTGGSRGLGLGIAKTLCAIGHRVIAVARRQSEALTDAMNQAASPEGGSIEFVPSDLGSINELPELVRHIRTSYGPIFGLVNNAGIGTSGVLATMKDGDIETLLRINTLSPLVLTKYVVRSMMSGQGGRIVNISSIVSVTGYSGLSVYSTTKSSLLGFTRSLARELGPLGITVNSVAPGFVDTDMTGDLGEQQREKIARRSALRRMPEIDDVANAVAFLLSDKAKNITGTTLTVDAGNTA from the coding sequence ATGCCTAACGTTATCGTCACCGGCGGTAGCCGTGGCCTCGGTCTGGGGATTGCCAAGACGCTCTGCGCCATCGGACATCGCGTAATCGCCGTAGCGCGCCGTCAGAGCGAGGCACTTACCGATGCGATGAACCAAGCGGCATCCCCGGAGGGTGGCTCGATCGAGTTTGTACCCTCCGACCTTGGAAGCATCAACGAGCTGCCGGAGCTCGTTAGGCATATTCGAACGAGTTACGGGCCGATCTTTGGGCTCGTTAACAATGCGGGCATCGGCACGAGTGGCGTCCTCGCCACGATGAAGGACGGGGACATTGAGACCCTCCTGCGCATCAACACCTTGTCGCCCCTCGTTTTGACGAAGTACGTCGTGCGATCGATGATGAGCGGTCAGGGTGGCCGGATTGTCAATATCTCATCGATCGTCAGCGTGACTGGCTACTCCGGGCTGTCGGTCTACAGCACCACGAAGTCGTCACTGCTCGGATTCACGCGGTCACTCGCCCGCGAGCTCGGGCCACTCGGCATTACTGTCAACTCGGTGGCGCCTGGATTCGTCGATACCGACATGACGGGCGATCTCGGGGAGCAACAACGAGAAAAGATTGCTCGACGCAGCGCGCTTCGCCGAATGCCGGAAATCGACGACGTCGCGAATGCCGTCGCATTCCTGCTCAGCGACAAGGCAAAGAACATCACGGGCACCACATTGACCGTGGATGCCGGCAACACCGCGTGA
- a CDS encoding AMP-binding protein, whose translation MRVRSSTSLWESFRRAGIENDRLLWARDTTIALSDLAQASALGGRLEELRGRSVLISTADQLAFALAVVELDGIARRLVLCPPDLDDAHLPYIVATAQIDAIASDRPLEAFSGVGVENIVSIERNLRPAAPNREAENATTEWILFTSGTTGVPKMVVHTLGTLSDAIKPAGSLAGPLIWATFYDIRRYGGLQILLRALLGGGSLLLSAPGESATDFLTRGREHRVTHITGTPSHWRRALMSPLVRELSPTYARLSGEIADQTIIDHLQSIFPHARVAHAFASTEAGVAFDVTDGFAGFPASFLEPNDSGVDLRVEDDTLRIRSPRTALRYLGSHGESLRDAEGFVDTGDVVERRSDRYFFAGRRGGIINVGGLKIHPEEVEAIINRHPSVRMSLVKARKSPITGTIVTAEVVLTGSENGLEPAVIESTRAEILAACRQSLAAHKVPASIRFTSSLAVTPSGKLGRRDA comes from the coding sequence ATGCGAGTGCGTAGTAGCACGTCGCTCTGGGAATCGTTCCGACGCGCCGGCATCGAGAATGACCGGTTGCTCTGGGCGCGCGACACGACGATCGCGCTTTCCGATCTCGCGCAAGCGTCCGCCCTTGGCGGGCGCCTCGAGGAGTTGCGCGGTCGATCGGTGCTGATCTCGACGGCAGACCAACTCGCATTTGCGCTGGCAGTCGTCGAGCTGGACGGAATCGCACGGCGTCTCGTGCTCTGTCCGCCTGACCTCGACGACGCGCACCTCCCCTACATCGTTGCGACGGCGCAGATCGATGCGATCGCTTCGGATCGCCCGCTCGAGGCGTTCTCGGGTGTCGGCGTGGAAAACATCGTTTCGATCGAGCGGAATCTTCGTCCAGCGGCGCCGAACCGCGAAGCGGAAAACGCGACGACGGAGTGGATTCTCTTCACGTCCGGTACTACGGGTGTGCCGAAGATGGTCGTGCACACGCTCGGAACGCTGAGTGACGCAATCAAGCCCGCCGGAAGCCTCGCGGGGCCGCTCATATGGGCAACGTTCTATGACATCCGGCGCTACGGTGGTTTGCAGATACTTCTTCGAGCCCTACTTGGAGGCGGGTCACTGCTTCTCTCCGCACCGGGGGAGAGCGCGACAGATTTCCTGACACGTGGACGTGAGCATCGCGTCACGCACATCACCGGCACTCCGTCGCATTGGCGACGCGCCTTGATGAGTCCCCTCGTACGCGAACTCTCGCCAACTTATGCTCGCCTGTCGGGCGAGATCGCGGACCAAACAATCATCGATCACCTACAGTCGATCTTCCCGCACGCACGGGTCGCGCACGCCTTCGCTTCGACAGAAGCCGGCGTCGCGTTCGACGTGACCGACGGCTTCGCTGGTTTTCCGGCATCTTTCCTGGAACCTAACGATTCTGGCGTCGATCTCAGAGTCGAAGATGACACTCTGCGAATCCGCTCCCCGCGCACCGCGCTCCGCTATCTCGGGAGCCACGGCGAGTCGCTCCGCGACGCGGAGGGGTTCGTGGACACCGGCGATGTCGTCGAGCGTCGCAGCGATCGATACTTCTTCGCGGGTCGACGGGGTGGAATCATCAACGTTGGTGGCCTGAAGATCCACCCCGAGGAAGTCGAAGCCATCATCAATCGACATCCGAGCGTGCGTATGTCGCTCGTCAAAGCACGCAAGAGTCCAATTACCGGAACAATCGTCACGGCCGAGGTAGTTCTCACCGGCAGTGAGAATGGACTCGAGCCGGCGGTGATCGAGAGCACCCGTGCCGAGATCCTGGCCGCGTGCCGTCAGTCACTGGCGGCGCACAAGGTGCCTGCGTCGATACGCTTCACGTCGTCGCTCGCGGTGACACCCTCCGGCAAGCTCGGGCGACGCGATGCCTAA
- a CDS encoding acyl carrier protein, with protein sequence MSASIRSTIVTQFEQVASEQRHKLAPLTDDRSLMNSGLDSLAFAIVVARLEDSLGIDPFTAAEDAQFPVTFGDFVKMYETMYENASA encoded by the coding sequence ATGTCTGCAAGCATCCGATCGACTATCGTGACGCAATTCGAGCAGGTTGCGAGCGAACAGCGTCACAAGCTGGCGCCGCTCACCGACGATCGCTCGCTGATGAACTCCGGACTCGATTCGCTCGCGTTCGCGATCGTCGTCGCTCGACTCGAGGACTCGCTCGGCATCGATCCGTTCACCGCGGCGGAAGATGCCCAGTTCCCCGTGACCTTCGGCGATTTCGTCAAGATGTACGAGACGATGTACGAGAATGCGAGTGCGTAG
- a CDS encoding pyridoxal-dependent decarboxylase translates to MRTSDPMPPVPALFPSHEERVHWDDYLTRELLCANDRIASGPVVPTLEMTRLRSELADFDFSAPRTLDTVLAWTIDQIEHGVVHMTNPRYFGLFNPAPTFPALCGDRITGALNPQLATATTSPAAVEIESHVIRAIARRAGLPPETTGHFTSGGSEANYTAVLCALTHANDRFATEGARSFSGPPVFYISRESHLAWVKIGHQAGIGRSAVRQVPTDGTGRMSVDALTTMLDEDVARGCVPFLIVATAGTTNAGMIDPIERCAELARDRGLWLHADAAWGGAVVASERLRGTLAGIEHANSVTIDAHKWFATTMGCGMFITRDPLILSKTFQVSTGFMPSNTVTIDPYVTTAQWSRRFLGVRLFLSLAAAGWDGYAQHVERSVDLIAGLRDMLIEREWRIANDSTLAVLCVEPPPSAADVHTTAARVLASGRAWVAVAKYEGRDVIRICLTHGEATMDDIRELVDALMNACRPEPSLATASA, encoded by the coding sequence ATGCGCACCTCCGACCCGATGCCGCCCGTTCCAGCACTCTTTCCGTCGCACGAAGAGCGCGTGCATTGGGACGATTATCTGACTCGCGAGTTGTTGTGCGCCAACGACCGTATTGCATCCGGACCGGTCGTGCCCACGCTGGAAATGACGCGCCTGCGATCGGAGCTCGCGGACTTCGACTTCAGTGCTCCGCGGACTCTCGACACGGTCCTCGCGTGGACGATTGACCAGATCGAGCATGGCGTCGTTCACATGACAAATCCGCGGTACTTCGGGCTCTTCAATCCTGCCCCGACATTCCCGGCGCTGTGTGGAGACCGCATAACGGGAGCCCTCAACCCTCAACTCGCGACCGCGACGACATCGCCCGCCGCAGTCGAGATCGAGTCGCACGTGATTCGTGCGATCGCGCGACGCGCGGGATTGCCGCCGGAGACCACGGGACACTTCACCTCCGGTGGATCGGAAGCGAACTACACTGCAGTGCTCTGCGCGCTCACCCATGCGAACGATCGATTCGCCACCGAGGGCGCGCGCTCGTTCAGCGGACCACCTGTGTTCTACATCTCACGTGAGAGCCACCTCGCGTGGGTGAAAATCGGGCACCAAGCAGGTATCGGTCGGTCAGCGGTTCGGCAAGTGCCGACGGACGGCACGGGCCGTATGAGTGTCGATGCGCTCACCACAATGCTCGATGAAGATGTGGCACGCGGTTGCGTTCCGTTCTTGATCGTCGCGACCGCAGGGACGACCAACGCCGGCATGATCGATCCAATCGAGCGGTGCGCCGAGCTCGCGCGCGATCGCGGTCTGTGGCTGCACGCCGACGCGGCATGGGGTGGCGCGGTGGTCGCGTCAGAGCGGCTGCGAGGCACACTGGCCGGCATCGAGCACGCAAACTCCGTCACCATCGATGCACACAAGTGGTTCGCGACGACGATGGGCTGCGGAATGTTCATCACCCGCGATCCACTCATCTTGTCGAAAACATTCCAGGTGTCCACTGGATTCATGCCGTCGAACACAGTCACTATTGATCCGTACGTGACCACCGCCCAGTGGTCGCGGCGCTTCCTCGGCGTGCGCCTGTTCCTGTCGCTCGCTGCGGCTGGTTGGGACGGATACGCGCAACATGTCGAGCGCTCCGTCGATCTCATTGCTGGCTTACGCGACATGCTCATCGAGCGAGAGTGGCGCATCGCGAATGACTCGACCCTGGCTGTCCTTTGTGTCGAGCCGCCCCCAAGTGCCGCCGATGTACATACCACGGCCGCACGAGTGCTCGCATCCGGGCGCGCATGGGTAGCTGTGGCGAAGTACGAAGGGCGCGACGTGATCAGAATCTGCCTAACGCATGGTGAAGCAACCATGGACGACATTCGGGAGCTCGTGGACGCTTTGATGAACGCGTGCCGACCGGAACCGAGCCTAGCGACTGCGTCCGCTTGA
- a CDS encoding homoserine O-succinyltransferase has protein sequence MNSSRRPTNGARTAHDQERHEPLVIALLNNMPDAALETTEQQFSDLLAAASARYDVRLRLFSFPELIRGEGARRYVAEHYEPIESLWSGGFDGLIVTGAEPRTLTLPEEVYWPSLTRLVEWASESGTPTVWSCLAAHAAVLHLHGIQRQRLGAKISGVFRCAKACESSLLAGLPISWRMPHSRLNTLDPDQLLAAGYEILSFSEHAGADAFVLRRGTPFLFYQGHPEYDAGALFREYRRDVGRFLAGTMDRYPELPRGYFDEDTTHELNAFRERAERQRIRELLDEFPGRDALPAHVWHDVAVRLYSNWLEHTVAQREPEVLSLGGAAVPTV, from the coding sequence ATGAACTCGTCACGTCGTCCGACGAACGGCGCTAGGACCGCGCACGATCAAGAGCGGCATGAGCCGCTCGTGATCGCGCTGTTGAACAATATGCCCGACGCCGCTCTCGAAACGACCGAACAGCAGTTCAGCGACCTGCTCGCCGCGGCGAGTGCCCGGTACGATGTTCGACTCCGGCTCTTCTCTTTCCCTGAGCTGATCCGTGGAGAGGGCGCCCGCCGCTATGTCGCCGAGCATTACGAGCCGATCGAGTCGCTGTGGAGTGGCGGGTTCGATGGTCTCATTGTCACCGGTGCCGAGCCGCGCACGCTCACGCTTCCCGAGGAAGTGTATTGGCCATCGCTCACCCGGCTCGTCGAATGGGCAAGTGAATCGGGCACGCCGACGGTCTGGTCCTGCCTTGCGGCGCACGCCGCGGTGCTTCACTTGCACGGTATCCAGCGACAAAGACTCGGCGCGAAGATCTCGGGTGTGTTCCGGTGCGCGAAGGCATGTGAGAGTTCGCTGCTCGCCGGATTGCCCATCTCATGGCGTATGCCACATTCACGTCTCAACACGCTCGATCCAGATCAGCTCCTTGCCGCAGGCTACGAAATCCTCTCGTTCTCCGAGCACGCCGGGGCCGATGCATTCGTGCTGAGGCGCGGCACGCCCTTCCTGTTCTACCAGGGACACCCTGAGTACGACGCGGGTGCTTTGTTCCGCGAATACAGGCGCGACGTTGGTCGCTTTCTCGCTGGTACGATGGATCGCTATCCGGAGCTACCGCGCGGCTACTTCGACGAGGACACGACACACGAGTTGAATGCATTTCGAGAGCGCGCTGAGCGACAACGCATCCGTGAGCTGCTCGACGAGTTTCCAGGTCGCGACGCGTTGCCCGCGCATGTCTGGCATGACGTGGCTGTGCGACTTTACTCGAACTGGCTGGAGCATACTGTCGCGCAACGCGAGCCGGAGGTGCTGTCGTTAGGCGGCGCCGCTGTGCCGACGGTATGA